Proteins encoded within one genomic window of Eurosta solidaginis isolate ZX-2024a chromosome 1, ASM4086904v1, whole genome shotgun sequence:
- the dco gene encoding discs overgrown protein kinase, with protein sequence MELRVGNKYRLGRKIGSGSFGDIYLGTTINTGEEVAIKLECIRTKHPQLHIESKFYKTMQGGIGIPRIIWCGSEGDYNVMVMELLGPSLEDLFNFCSRRFSLKTVLLLADQMISRIDYIHSRDFIHRDIKPDNFLMGLGKKGNLVYIIDFGLAKKFRDARSLKHIPYRENKNLTGTARYASINTHLGIEQSRRDDLESLGYVLMYFNLGALPWQGLKAANKRQKYERISEKKLSTTILSLCKGFPSEFVNYLNFCRQMHFEQRPDYCYLRKLFRNLFHRLGFTYDYVFDWNLLKFGGPRNPQAIQQQQDGAGGECQQGQEASASQQHQHNQKQITSSGGVAAVGSAQVMSSTGGGGGVGGAQTLVSSSGAMVGGGGTSQMVVGSGNGGGLNMDDSMAATNSSRPPYDTPERRPSIRMRPSGVGGGVGGVQPGGGIVNDVRNAK encoded by the coding sequence ATGGAACTGCGAGTTGGTAATAAATACCGCCTCGGGCGTAAAATCGGCTCAGGTTCTTTTGGTGACATATATCTTGGCACAACAATAAATACAGGCGAAGAAGTCGCAATAAAATTGGAATGCATACGCACTAAACATCCACAATTACATATtgaatcaaaattttataaaaccatGCAAGGAGGTATCGGTATACCACGTATAATATGGTGTGGCTCAGAGGGTGATTACAATGTTATGGTAATGGAGTTATTGGGTCCGTCATTGGAAGATCTATTCAATTTTTGTTCGCGACGTTTCTCATTAAAAACAGTACTGCTCTTAGCCGATCAAATGATATCACGTATCGATTATATACATTCACGTGATTTCATACATCGAGATATAAAACCAGACAATTTCCTTATGGGTTTGGGCAAAAAGGGCAATCTCGTATATATAATTGACTTTGGATTAGCGAAAAAATTCCGCGATGCTCGCTCATTAAAACATATACCATATCGGGAAAACAAAAATCTCACAGGCACTGCACGTTATGCCTCAATAAATACACATTTGGGTATTGAACAATCACGACGTGATGATTTAGAATCGCTCGGCTATGTAttaatgtattttaatttggGTGCGCTGCCGTGGCAAGGACTCAAGGCTGCCAATAAACGTCAAAAATATGAACGTATCTCCGAAAAGAAACTATCAACTACGATATTATCACTATGTAAAGGTTTTCCCAGCGAATTTGTTAACTACTTAAATTTTTGCCGTCAAATGCATTTTGAACAACGGCCAGATTATTGCTATTTAAGAAAACTATTTCGTAATTTATTCCATCGCCTTGGTTTTACTTATGATTATGTGTTTGATTGgaatttattgaaatttggtgGACCACGTAATCCGCAagctatacaacaacaacaggatggTGCTGGTGGTGAATGTCAGCAAGGACAGGAAGCGTCTGCATCACAACAACATCAACACAACCAGAAACAAATAACAAGCAGTGGTGGCGTAGCAGCTGTAGGTAGTGCACAAGTTATGAGCTCAACCGGCGGCGGTGGTGGTGTTGGTGGTGCACAAACGTTGGTTAGTAGTAGTGGTGCAATGGTTGGTGGTGGCGGTACATCACAAATGGTCGTTGGCAGTGGCAATGGTGGTGGGCTGAATATGGATGATTCTATGGCGGCAACAAATTCTTCACGTCCCCCATATGATACACCGGAAAGGCGTCCATCGATTCGCATGCGTCCAAGTGGGGTTGGTGGCGGTGTTGGTGGTGTGCAGCCGGGTGGTGGCATTGTCAACGACGTGAGAAACGcgaaataa